Proteins encoded within one genomic window of Natator depressus isolate rNatDep1 chromosome 1, rNatDep2.hap1, whole genome shotgun sequence:
- the RPAP3 gene encoding RNA polymerase II-associated protein 3 yields the protein MTSLNKALELQLQMKQNAEELHDFVRELESWEKDIKQMDSELMKQSGAPEENLPPIRNEAYRKKKKSKAKVPSKKTTEENKKNKIKSYDYEAWGKLDVDKILEELDKEDSTHDSLSPESDSEEDGIHIDAEKALAEKEKGNMYFQQGKYDEAIKCYTKGMNADPYNPVLPTNRASAFFRIKKFSVAESDCNLALALNKNYTKAYSRRGAARFALQNLEGAKEDYEKVLELDPDNFEAKNELQKIDQALTSKENSQQNEAEEVGKKLELTEEEKKQIEEQQLKQKAIAEKDLGNGYFKEGKYEAAIECYTRGIAADGTNALLPANRAMAYLKIQKYEEAEADCTQAVLLDVSYSKAFARRGTARSALGKLKEAMQDFETVLKLEPGNKQAINELTKIQNELVEKGLWTYQEYPEPSAEETEIRNLVQPIDKPLHLRSTKPLRRIFIEEVGDEMQNVDVPNTTTLVNNWINSTSVETTKNLNQDDLLTTSDTPRAKQLKIEEISDIPAFQSPTNMKEMPSATLQSSSLKNHLEQEKTLLPASTSDVPAIPANSFQLESDFRKLKGCPDKMYMYLKQIEPSLYPKLFQKSLDPDVFNQILKILQDFYIEKEKPSLILEILQRLSELKRFDMAVMFMSDLEKKTAHVLFSHMNQSGLEDNSVEELKKRYGVQY from the exons AATTTACCACCAATTCGAAATGAGGCATATAGGAAAAAGAAGAAGAGCAAAGCTAAAGTACCTTCTAAGAAAACAactgaggaaaacaaaaaaaacaagatAAAATCTTATGACTATGAAGCATGGGGAAAGCTTGATGTG gACAAAATACTTGAAGAACTTGACAAAGAAGATAGTACCCATGATTCCTTATCTCCAGAATCGGACTCTGAAGAAGATGGAATTCATATAGATGCAGAAAAAGCTCTTGCTGAGAAAGAAAAG ggcAATATGTACTTTCAGCAAGGAAAGTATGATGAAGCAATAAAATGCTACACAAAGGGGATGAATGCTGATCCGTACAATCCTGTCCTCCCCACAAATAGAGCATCTGCTTTCTTTAGAATTAAAAA GTTTTCTGTTGCCGAATCTGACTGCAATTTAGCACTTGCACTAAATAAGAATTATACAAAGGCTTATTCCAGGAGAGGAGCGGCTCGCTTTGCTTTGCAAAATCTTGAGGGGGCCAAAGAAG ATTATGAAAAGGTTTTAGAACTGGATCCAGATAACTTCGAAGCAAAAAATGAACTCCAGAAAATCGATCAG GCTCTAACATCAAAAGAAAATTCACAACAAAACGAAGCTGAAGAAGTCGGAAAGAAGCTTGAAttaacagaagaagaaaaaaagcaaatagaagAGCAGCAGCTCAAGCAGAAGGCTATTGCGGAGAAAGATTTG GGAAATGGATATTTCAAAGAGGGAAAATATGAAGCAGCAATTGAATGTTATACACGTGGTATAGCAGCAGATGGCACCAATGCACTTCTGCCAGCTAACAGAGCTATGGCCTATCTAAAGATTCAAAA ATATGAAGAGGCAGAAGCAGACTGCACACAAGCTGTGCTACTAGATGTTTCCTATTCTAAAGCTTTTGCCAGAAGAGGGACTGCCAGATCAGCGCTAGGAAAGCTAAAAGAAGCTATGCAAG ATTTTGAAACAGTTTTGAAGTTGGAACCTGGCAATAAACAAGCAATAAATGAACTAACCAAAATACAgaat GAATTAGTTGAGAAAGGGCTGTGGACTTACCAGGAATATCCTGAACCATCCGCAGAAGAAACAGAAATACGAAACCTGGTGCAGCCCATTGATAAACCCTTACATCTTAGATCAACT AAACCTTTGAGAAGAATATTCATTGAAGAAGTTGGTGATGAGATGCAGAATGTTGATGTGCCTAATACTACTACTCTAGTCAATAATTGGATTAATTCTACAAGTGTAGAAACAACAAAGAATCTAAATCAAGATGACCTCTTAACCACATCTGATACTCCTAGAGCAAAACAGTTGAAAATAGAAGAAATCAGTGATATACCAGCCTTCCA ATCCCCTACCAATATGAAAGAGATGCCATCAGCTACACTTCAATCGTCCAGTCTGAAAAATCATCTAGAACAAGAAAAAACATTACTTCCTGCGTCTACATCTGATGTTCCTGCAATCCCTGCAAATTCATTCCAGCTTGAATCTGATTTCAGAAAATTGAAGGGCTGCCCAGATAAGATGTACATGTACCTAAAG CAAATAGAGCCTTCACTTTATCCAAAGCTGTTTCAAAAATCCTTAGATCCAGATGTATTTAACCAgattttgaaaattctgcaagACTTTTACATTGA GAAAGAGAAACCATCGCTCATCCTTGAAATTCTCCAGAGGCTATCTGAATTAAAAAGATTTGACATGGCAGTCATGTTTATGTCAGACTTGGAGAAAAAAA CTGCACATGTATTGTTCAGTCACATGAACCAGTCCGGATTGGAGGATAATTCTGTTGAAGAGCTGAAGAAGAGATATGGTGTTCAGTATTAA